Part of the Candidatus Cloacimonadota bacterium genome, GCAGTTTCGCTGGTAAATGCAGGTCATGAAGTGTTTTTATTTTGTCTTGATTACTCACATTCTCAGTTACAAGATGAAATGATAGCTGGATTTAGAGTAATAAGGAAAAGGTTGCCAAGATATCTGTATCGCTTTTCTGCTTTAGCTTATACGATTCCTTTTTATCATTATTATTTAAAAAATAGTATTGATAAATTTCTGCGTTCAAATCACATTCAAACTATTCATATTCACGATATTCGGATTTCCAGAGCTGTTTTCTGGGTAAATAAAAAATTGAATTTACCAATTATTCTCGATCTCCATGAAAATCGACCCGAAATCATGAAGTTTTATAAACATGTTAATTCTTTTTGGGGTAAACTTTTAATTCACCCATCCAAATGGAAAAAATATGAGAAAAAGTACATCAAAGCAGCTGACCGAGTAATAGTAGTAACCAACGAAGCTAAAGAATATTATTTATCTTCGATAAACAGTATTTATTCCAATAAAATTATTGTTGTTCCAAATACTATCAGGACAAGTTTCTATAAAAAATATTCAATAGATAAAACTATAATGAAGAAATACAAATCTTTCTATTCTATTTTGTACATTGGTGATACAGGTTTACGCAGAGGTCTTCTTACAGTTTTCAAAGCCCTTAAGTATTTGATTCCCAAAATTCCTAATATTAAAATTGTTGTTGTTGGAAAAAGTAAAGAAGATAATATTTTAAGAAATTTTATTAGAATTCATCGATATGGTGATTATATTGAACTTGCAGGATGGCAAGATTCAAAACTTCTACCATCATATATTTTATCATCTTTTATTGGTATTTGCCCTCTCCATCGTAATATCCATCATGATACGACTTATGCTAACAAAATATTTCAGTATCTTGTTTTTGGAAAGCCTATTGTAGTAAGTGATTGTATTGCTCAAAAAACATTTGTTCAAAAACATAATTGCGGATTAGTTTTTAAAGATAGAGATGAAAAGAATTTTGCTGATAAAGTGATAGCTGTATATGAAAATAAAAATCTTTATCAAGACATGAGTCAGAATGGAAAAGATATCGTAAGAAATTCCTTTAATTGGGGAAAAACGGCAAAACCTTTAATAGAATTGTATGAACAAATACTATGAATTTTAATGAAAAATACAGTAGAACACATCACAAGAGATTTGAAAAGAGCCTGAATTTCCTGCTAAAACATGAACCTCCTCCAAAGCGGATATTGGATCTTGGCAGTATTAATCCATTGTCACATTTAATGCAACAAGAAGGATATGATGTACTAAACACACCTGCCGGTATTGATCTTGATCTGAATTGTGAAATTCTGCAAAACTACGATTATGATCTATTTACAGCTTTTGAAATTTTCGAACATTTAGTAAATCCGTTCAGTATTCTAAAAGCTATTAAGTCAGAAAAAATGATTCTGTCTGTACCACTAAAATTGTGGTTTGCCAAATCATATTGGAGTGATACAAATCCTTATGATAGACACTATCATGAATTTGAACCGCGTCAATTAGAAATGCTTTTGCGAAAGGCAGACTGGAAAATCTTGCAACAGGAAAAATGGGTTAGTGTAAGCAATAAAATCGGTATCAGACCACTTTTAAGAAGATTGACTTTCCGACATATGATTGTTTATTGTGAAAAAATGAGAAATGGAAGTACAAAATGAGAATTTTTATTTTAACAACAGGTAGAGCAGGATCAAAAACTTTAATTGAAGCTTGTCAGTATATCAATAATTATACAGCAAGTCATGAGTCATTAACAAAATTTTTCGGAGAAAAAAGATTAGATTATCCCGATGATCATATTGAAGCAGATAATCGATTGAGCTGGTTTTTAGGGAGATTGGATGAGAAATTTGGAGATGAAGCTGTATACGTACATCTCATTCGAGATAGGAAAAAAGTTGTGAAAAGTTCGATGAAAAGGTGGATAGGAAGGGGAAATATTATGAAACCCTTTTGCGAAGGTATCTATATGACTCCAACATTTACAATAACATCAGATCAGAAAAAGCAAATCTCGGCTGATTATTATGATTGTGTGAATTCAAATATTGCTCTGTTTTTGAAAGATAAGACAAAAAAAATGGAACTCCATTTAGAATCTATCGAAAAAGATTTTATTAGATTTTGGAAATTGATCGGGGCTGAAGGAGATCTTGATTCAGCAATTAAAATTTTAGAGATTAAACATAACCAATCTAAAAAATTCAATTATTTTCAGAATTTTTTTTGGAATGTAAAATTATGGTTGAAAAGTTTGTTTAATTCCTAATTTCATTTATCACACCTCGGCTTTTATCACAAAATAAATACCAATGATTGCGAAAATCAAATTCGGAAACCAGGCTGCCATCAAAGGTGATAAAACACCATTATAACCCAGGCTCTGACAAATCCTGAGGGCAGATAAATATAAGAAACAAACCAATAATCCCATTCCAAAAACCAACCCTCTACTGCGACTACGAGAAGAAGTGGAAACCAGTGGTACACTGAAAAGCAATATTATCAGGTTTGCAAAAGGAAATGATACCTTTAAATTCAATTCCGTCATTTCTTTTGTGAATTTCTCACCAACTTTCTTTAACCTACCGATATAATTTCGTAGCTCAAAGAAATTCATCGACATTGGTTTCTTAGCACTTTTTATAAAGTCCACAGGAGTTACATCAACTTCCTTAATCACAGTTGAATTGAAGAATTGCAGACTATCCAAAACTCCTTGTGAATAATATCTTATATTACAATTTTTAAAATGCCATTTATCATCTTTCCATTTTGCGTCGGCTGCAGTAATCTTCTTCTTTACCATTCCTGTTCCAGGTTCATAAGTTGTTATATCTATTGTTCTCAAAAGATTACGATAGCCATCGAAAAAACCTATATAATATAAATTGTTATCCGATCCTAAGTAATGAATATTTGATCGTAATTTTTTGTCTTCCACCTTCATATTCTTGATTTTCTCGGTATAAACGAACTGCCTGTATTCTTCTGCTTTTGGCAGTACAGTCTCTCCCAAGATCATTACGACAATACTGAAGATAAAACCATACCAGATGAGCGGAGTTACCATTCTAAAAATACTGATGCCAGCAGCACGAATTGCTATAGATTCATTAAATTTTGATAGAGAATCCATCAGGAATAAACCGGAAAGTAAAACCATTACTGGAGAAGTTAAGATGATCAGATAAGGAATTCGAAGTAAAAAATAGATGATTAGATCATTCATTTGAGCATCTTTACGCAGTAATCTTGGTAATCTGTCAGAAACATCGATTACCAGAAAAAGTACTGAAAAAGCGAAAACAATGATCAAAAATATTTTTATGTATTCACGTAGAATGTATTTATCTAGAATTCTCATTTTCTCTTAAATATTTTACCAATTTTCTTAAAAAAACCAGAGATATTAATAAACTTCATTTCCTTCACTGAAATCACGATCAGATAAATTCCCACAATAGCAAAAATTATGTTGGAAATCCACATTGCCAAAAATGGTGAAATTGTTCCTTTATCGGCAAGTTCCTCTCCCAAAGTTAAAGTACCATAATAAATTAGAAAAACTACAGAGCTAACAGAAAATGCCATTCCAACTCCACTCGTTCTCGTCATCATTCCCACAGGAGCTCCGATCAAAACAAAGATCAAGCAGGCAAATGCAATAGCATATTTTTTGTGGATTTCAACCGCATACTTCCTGATATCACTTTTCAGACCATTCAATTTATCTCTTTTTATATTCAATTTATTATAATATTTTTTCAGATCTCGCTGCGCCATTTTGGAGGTTGTTGAATCAGGTTGAAGTTTTTCAATATCCACTTGAATATCTTCAATTTCTTTTACTACAGAAGTCATAGAATTCTTTCGTTCTTCTATTATCTTCTGCATGGCAGCAGAACTCAACTCCCTGTCACCGCGATAATCGCTGCCCTGTTCGTTTATTTTATATCCCAGATCGGGGAGATTCAGCGTAAACCGTTTAAAACGGCTCATTGTATATTTATCGGGATTTTGTGCATCTCGTTCGTGCATTTGACCATTGT contains:
- a CDS encoding glycosyltransferase family 4 protein, which encodes MKIGMILDEAFPPDPRVENEAVSLVNAGHEVFLFCLDYSHSQLQDEMIAGFRVIRKRLPRYLYRFSALAYTIPFYHYYLKNSIDKFLRSNHIQTIHIHDIRISRAVFWVNKKLNLPIILDLHENRPEIMKFYKHVNSFWGKLLIHPSKWKKYEKKYIKAADRVIVVTNEAKEYYLSSINSIYSNKIIVVPNTIRTSFYKKYSIDKTIMKKYKSFYSILYIGDTGLRRGLLTVFKALKYLIPKIPNIKIVVVGKSKEDNILRNFIRIHRYGDYIELAGWQDSKLLPSYILSSFIGICPLHRNIHHDTTYANKIFQYLVFGKPIVVSDCIAQKTFVQKHNCGLVFKDRDEKNFADKVIAVYENKNLYQDMSQNGKDIVRNSFNWGKTAKPLIELYEQIL
- a CDS encoding class I SAM-dependent methyltransferase produces the protein MNFNEKYSRTHHKRFEKSLNFLLKHEPPPKRILDLGSINPLSHLMQQEGYDVLNTPAGIDLDLNCEILQNYDYDLFTAFEIFEHLVNPFSILKAIKSEKMILSVPLKLWFAKSYWSDTNPYDRHYHEFEPRQLEMLLRKADWKILQQEKWVSVSNKIGIRPLLRRLTFRHMIVYCEKMRNGSTK
- a CDS encoding LptF/LptG family permease, with protein sequence MRILDKYILREYIKIFLIIVFAFSVLFLVIDVSDRLPRLLRKDAQMNDLIIYFLLRIPYLIILTSPVMVLLSGLFLMDSLSKFNESIAIRAAGISIFRMVTPLIWYGFIFSIVVMILGETVLPKAEEYRQFVYTEKIKNMKVEDKKLRSNIHYLGSDNNLYYIGFFDGYRNLLRTIDITTYEPGTGMVKKKITAADAKWKDDKWHFKNCNIRYYSQGVLDSLQFFNSTVIKEVDVTPVDFIKSAKKPMSMNFFELRNYIGRLKKVGEKFTKEMTELNLKVSFPFANLIILLFSVPLVSTSSRSRSRGLVFGMGLLVCFLYLSALRICQSLGYNGVLSPLMAAWFPNLIFAIIGIYFVIKAEV
- a CDS encoding LptF/LptG family permease, whose protein sequence is MRILEKYILKENFKPFIVSLMVTTFVMLLDRIIDLLNLIIDKNLDFASIVSIFGLSLPFMLALTVPMAVLLASIMSFGRLSVDNELVACKACGINIYSLMKPTVIAALLLSFFMVYFNNAILPDTNHMLKNLMIKVNYRRPVTAVVPGTFNVMKNYTIYAKERVEDELFDIVIYNREKNKFPITIFAKKGTVNLQNGGNSLQAILYNGQMHERDAQNPDKYTMSRFKRFTLNLPDLGYKINEQGSDYRGDRELSSAAMQKIIEERKNSMTSVVKEIEDIQVDIEKLQPDSTTSKMAQRDLKKYYNKLNIKRDKLNGLKSDIRKYAVEIHKKYAIAFACLIFVLIGAPVGMMTRTSGVGMAFSVSSVVFLIYYGTLTLGEELADKGTISPFLAMWISNIIFAIVGIYLIVISVKEMKFINISGFFKKIGKIFKRK